One Phaseolus vulgaris cultivar G19833 chromosome 11, P. vulgaris v2.0, whole genome shotgun sequence genomic window carries:
- the LOC137835663 gene encoding uncharacterized protein, translated as MVATRNNNDAMAEQMTMIQTLQTQMEELRQKGMEDLRQHEENRHRQEEEITLLREQNARLQRQVDNPEREGQSHMADRTASRIPTPADTNPASRAETVERKSSKRGHPFTDEIITTPLPDKWRGLAIKLYDGSTDPDEHLNVYKTQMTLYTTDNNVWCKVFPTSLQGEPLTWFTELPPNSIDNFDILAAKFSTQYATSRPHHMSSMSLLAVQQEKGESLITFLDRFNKACMNIRGLKQEVALHHLVSAIRPSRFTESLIKKPPQDMEDLRTRATKFMQIEEHIDYHQRFKAVGSGVLKDQTPSKEREFKTERTVRTTQRSDRNRGGRIPRFNSYTPLTVPRGRALDEALQTDLIPTLKQYQTPPNADTAKRCQYHWNFGHTTEGCQALKDKIEELIQVGHLRQFDKRTRNSRSPPRSTDRPSRGVDRSYRNDYKRRTDHSQASRKRNESPVRRTHARSISPDRNARPRQRVREVINMIVGPVTLGEPNHEANYIAGGFAGGGRSNSARKKHLRDIQSAHATTRTRPHIPPITFTDDDFTTIDPAQDDPMVITMEIDKFAIAKTLVDQGSSVDILYWEIFKKMHIPESDIQPYNEQIVGFSGERVDTKEYIDLYTTFGEEDGLHKIINVRYLLVNAQTSYNILLGRPSINRLKAIVSTPHLAMKFPSANNDIATIHVDQKTARECYVASLKSEPTRRLYTTNPDDRLPQKRGRSPTRHSGRRMSRRQMIALVDLDPRMDDPRMEAGEDLHPFPLRDDRHATHIGTSLKSDDRMAIGMTLVKNADLFAWTAADMPGVDPQVITHRLSLYKEARPIAQKKRHLGKERRQAARHEADKLLQAGFIRKAHYTTWLANVVMVKKANGKWRMCVDYTDLNKACPKDSYPLPIIDRLVDGAAGHHILNFLDAYSGYNQIQMHPADRKKTAFMTDSDNFYYEVMPFGLKNAGATYQRLMDHVFHDMIGRNVEVYVDDIVVKSDSCKQHIADLKEVFQALRQHQMRLNPDKCAFGVEGGKFLGFMLTHRGIEANPEKCKAISEMRSPNSIQEIQRLIGRLTALSRFVPKLAERTRPIVRLLKKASRFEWSAECEEIFLQLKTFLSSPPVIQKPDAREPIIVYLVVSHEVVSSVLVQEINFEERPVYFVSRALHGAERRYQTIEKVAMALIITRRMRMYFQNHRIIVRTNYPIVKILTKPDLAGRMIGWTIELSEFHIQYQPRRAIKSQAFADFAAELTPSSAETEHSSWILYVDGSSNERLCGAGVVLEGPGEIVIEQALKFDFKTSNNQAEYEAILAGLRLAQELEISKLICKSDSRLVIGQLNDEYEVRESFLQRYYHLVKQLMSTFSEISMQHVRRNHNTRADALSRLATTKCKGIHRSVIHVTLARPSIDLQECLTTDAEST; from the coding sequence ATGGTTGCGACAAGGAACAACAACGACGCTATGGCAGAACAGATGACTATGATTCAAACCCTCCAAACTCAGATGGAGGAACTGCGGCAAAAGGGGATGGAAGACCTTCGTCAACACGAAGAGAATAGACACCGCCAAGAGGAAGAAATCACCTTattgagagagcagaatgcacgACTCCAGCGACAGGTCGATAATCCCGAACGAGAAGGCCAATCCCATATGGCCGACCGAACCGCCTCTCGCATACCTACACCGGCCGACACCAATCCTGCTTCCAGAGCTGAAACAGTCGAAAGAAAGTCAAGTAAAAGGGGTCATCCTTTTACAGACGAAATCATCACCACACCACTTCCTGACaaatggagaggcctcgccattaaactctatgacggctcgaccgacccggacgagcatttaaatgtttacaagacgcaaatgactttgtataccACAGATAATAATGTGTGGTGTAAAGTATTCCCCACGTCGCTTCAGGGAGAACCTCTTACCTGGTTTACAGAGCTACCTCCGAACTCCATTGACAACTTTGACATCCTAGCCGCGAAATTCTCCACTCAATATGCCACCAGCCGACCGCATCACatgtcctccatgtctctcctagcggtacaacaagaaaaaggtgaatctcTCATAACCTTTTTAGATAGATTCAACAAGGCATGCATGAATATCCGAGGGCTTAAACAGGAAGTCGCGTTACACCATTTGGTTTCGGCCATCCGGCCGAGCCGTTTTACCGAAAGTCTCATCAAAAAGCCGCCTCAAGACATGGAAGATCTTCGAACTCGggcaaccaaattcatgcaaattgAGGAACACATTGACTATCACCAACGGTTCAAAGCCGTCGGATCCGGAGTCCTCAAAGATCAAACCCCGAGCAAAGAAAGGGAATTCAAGACCGAACGGACCGTTCGAACCACCCAAAGGTCCGACCGGAACAGAGGAGGCCGAATCCCCAGGTTTAACAGTTACACCCCTTTAACTGTTCCGAGGGGACGAGCCCTAGATGAAGCACTGCAAACGGATTTAATTCCGACACTAAAACAGTATCAAACACCACCGAATGCAGATACTGCTAAGCGTTGTCAGTACCATTGGAATTTCGGTCACACGACCGAAGGATGTCAAGCGTTGAAGGACAAAATCGAAGAGCTCATCCAGGTTGGCCATTTGCGGCAGTTCGACAAGAGGACAAGGAATTCAAGATCCCCACCACGGAGTACCGACCGTCCATCCCGTGGTGTCGACCGGTCATACCGTAACGATTACAAACGCCGAACTGACCATAGCCAAGCTTCGCGGAAACGCAATGAAAGCCCCGTTCGGCGTACACACGCTCGCAGCATAAGTCCCGACCGAAACGCCCGCCCTCGCCAACGAGTCCGcgaagtcatcaacatgattgTTGGACCCGTTACCTTGGGCGAACCGAACCACGAAGCAAATTACATAGCCGGGGGCTTTGCCGGTGGCGGGCGCTCAAATTCCGCCCGAAAGAAACATCTCCGGGACATCCAGTCCGCTCATGCTACCACGAGGACGCGTCCCCACATACCTCCGATCACTTTCACTGACGACGACTTCACAACCATAGATCCAGCCCAGGACGACCCTATGGTAATCACCATGGAAATTGACAAGTTCGCAATTGCCAAGACTTTGGTCGACCAAGGTAGCTCGGTCGACATATTATACTGGGAAATCTTCAAGAAAATGCACATCCCAGAATCAGATATTCAACCCTATAACGAACAAATTGTAGGGTTCTCAGGTGAACGGGTCGACACTAAGGAGTATATAGACTTATATACAACCTTTGGTGAGGAAGACGGTCTCCACAAAATAATAAACGTACGATATCTTCTAGTCAACGCCCAaacttcctacaacatcctgctcGGTCGTCCGTCCATCAACAGATTAAAAGCCATTGTTTCCACCCCacacttagccatgaaattcccttcGGCAAATAACGACATTGCAACAATCCATGTCGATCAAAAAACCGCTAGAGAATGTTATGTCGCAAGTTTGAAAAGTGAGCCAACTCGACGGCTCTACACGACCAATCCGGACGACCGACTCCCGCAAAAAAGAGGACGATCCCCGACCCGACATTCCGGACGGCGCATGTCCCGTCGACAAATGATAGCCCTTGTTGATCTCGACCCTCGTATGGACGATCCCCGTATGGAGGCAGGAGAAGACTTGCATCCATTCCCACTTCGCGACGATCGCCACGCTACACATATCGGCACTTCACTGAAGTCGGACGACCGAATGGCCATCGGCATGACACTTGTCAAAAATGCCGATCTGTTCGCATGGACGGCCGCTGACATGCCTGGCGTAGACCCACAGGTCATCACTCACCGATTATCACTGTATAAAGAGGCTAGGCCAATagctcaaaagaaaagacatctAGGCAAGGAACGACGCCAAGCCGCACGTCACGAAGCCGATAAATTGTTACAAGCTGGATTCATTCGGAAAGCCCATTACACcacatggctagccaacgtggtTATGGTAAAGAAAGCAAACGGAAAATggcgaatgtgcgttgactaCACAGACCTCAATAAGGCATGCCCAAAAGACTCTTACCCTCTGCCTATCATTGATCGTCTCGTTGATGGGGCGGCCGGACATCACATCCTCAACTTCCTTGATGCCTACTCAGGttataatcaaatccaaatgcacccggccgaccgaaagaagacagccttcatgactgattccGATAATTTCTACTATGAAGTTATGCCCTTCGGACTCAAAAATGCCGGGGCCACTTATCAAAGACTAATGGACCATGTATTCCACGACATGATCGGCAGGAATGTTGAAGTCTATGTCGATGACATTGTTGTCAAGTCCGACTCATGCAAGCAACATATTGCTGAcctaaaagaagtttttcaggcCCTCCGCCAGCACCAGATGCGACTcaatcctgacaagtgtgcgTTTGGCGTCGAGggggggaagttcttaggttttatgctGACCCATAGAGGCATAGAAGCTAACCCTGAGAAATGTAAAGCTATTTCCGAAATGAGAAGTCCCAACTCCATTCAGGAAATTCAGAGACTCATCGGCCGACTCACCGCCCTATCCAGATTTGTTCCTAAACTTGCAGAACGAACGAGACCCATCGTCCGATTATTGAAAAAAGCATCCCGCTTTGAGTGGTCGGCCGAATGCGAGGAAATTTTCCTCCAATTGAAAACTTTTCTATCTTCCCCGccggtcatccagaaaccggATGCCCGAGAGCCCATTATAGTCTACCTCGTCGTTTCACACGAAGTCGTTAGTTCAGTCTTAgtgcaagaaattaattttgaagaacGGCCAGTTTATTTCGTCAGTCGCGCTCTCCATGGCGCCGAAAGACGATACCAAACGATCGAAAAGGTGGCTATGGCTCTCATCATTACCAGACGAATGCGtatgtattttcaaaatcatcgtATTATTGTTCGGACAAATTACCCCATTGTAAAGATTCTCACTAAACCAGATTTAGCCGGGCGAATGATCGGATGGACGATAGAACTATCCGAATTCCATATTCAGTACCAACCACGAAGAGCCATCAAGTCGCAAGCTTTTGCTGATTTCGCAGCCGAACTCACTCCTTCCTCAGCCGAGACTGAACACTCATCGTGGATCTTATACGTGGACGGCTCCTCCAACGAAAGGTTGTGCGGCGCTGGAGTCGTTTTGGAAGGCCCCGGCGAGATTGTCATCGAGCAAGCCCTAAAATTCGACTTCAAAACTTCAAACAAtcaggccgaatatgaagccattttAGCCGGTCTACGCCTCGCTCAAGAATTGGAAATCAGTaagttaatttgtaaaagtgATTCCAGGCTAGTCATCGGTCAGCTTAATGACGAATATGAAGTCCGAGAAAGCTTTCTACAGCGATACTATCACTTAGTCAAACAGTTGATGAGCACCTTTTCTGAAATTTCCATGCAACACGTTCGACGCAATCACAATACTCGTGCGGACGCCTTGTCCCGGTTGGCAACCACGAAGTGTAAGGGAATACATAGGTCGGTCATCCATGTTACGCTTGCACGCCCAAGCATCGACCTACAGGAATGCCTAACGACCGACGCGGAATCTACTTAG